The DNA segment AATCACTCCGAAGGCTTCTTCACCTCTCCCCTTCTTCTTCAAACCAAGGacagccgcctcctcctcctcctcctcaagaCCTGCGCTTCCAGGCCCCCCTCCCCAACCCCCCTCAGCCCTCCTCCAAAGCAGGCTACCCCGAGGGTCGGGGGCACGGCGAGAGCCGGGGCCACACGGGGGTCAGCGGCTCCGCCCAGTCCAAGAGCCGCAAGCCCAGCTACCCGCTGCCCGGACAGATCGAGTCCAGCTGGCACGTGTCGGCTCTACAGCGGGCGGAGGGCGCCCAGTTCACCCCCGAGCAGCTGGGCATCAAACCGGGGCAGAACGGACCCACCTTCACCCGAGCCTCCCGCACCAGGATGCCAAACCTCAACGACCTGAAGGAGACGGCCCTGTAACACCCTGAAGCCCCGCCGCCGTGCTGGGAGCGCCTGTCAGACGCAGACGCCGTGGTACCGTAGTGAAAGTTTACATGAGAGTCGAATTTCACTGGATCAAGTCCTCATTCAGACACGCAGTTACTCTGTCTCTGAAACTGGCGAAGACTCAACGACGAAAGGGGGAAACAACAGTGTCCCGTTAGGCGACAGAGACACGGAAGGGCCCCATCCCTCTGGGGGTGTTGGCGCTGCAGAGgttgttatttttctctctaCTACCAAGGTTACATCAGAATATGCTGATCTTTCCTGTCTGGGAGACACTGCCCATGTGGCCTCTTTGCTGCCATCTTCTGCTCACAAGACGCTACTGCAACACATCAGACTGCTGCTGGCGACGCCAGCGGCCAAAGAACTCTAATGTTTTTCAAGCTCTGATATTTGATAGGAActtacaaaggaaaaaaaaaaaaaagatttatatcaatattatttattaaatatttatttgttttaaattcaaggaTTTAAGCTATAAATGACACAGTATGTAGGTTATATGGGAATATTATAAAGGTAATATAGAATTAAATGTGTAATTGCAAGAGCTTTAGTTTCGACACAAAGACATGCATAGATATTTATgtgttgataatacaatatgtcACAAGGAATATTTATTAATAGTGAATGTCCTTTTTTCGTTCAATTTGATATGTTATTAATGGATGTTCATGttatattcttattttttacccttttttttttttgtctgtttcatcgcaaagtgtaaaaagaaaatactgaCTTCTAATATTACATCTAGTGGAAATCTGCCCATCGCCCTCACGACATCAGTGCTGAAGCTTTGTGACAAACTCTCAGTCGACGGGGTTTGGTAGCAGAACAGCCAGAGTGAGACTGTTAGGCTCTGTGCAATACCGTCAGTTATCGTCTCTTCACTTTGTGTCCTGCTCCTGGGGTCGCTATCTTAAAATCAACCCCCCCTTTGTTCTCAGTCTCAGTTCGTTTACCAGCGACAACAGCTTTCTAAGCTCCGTGCTGCCATGTTGGTTTTGTCTACGGCCTTAACAGTAACGGGGCAGCGTTGCCCCGGTGAGGATCGACTTacatgaaacaaaacatttgctgtgttttcaggtgaCAGGAGAGCTCTCTGCAAAAACGCATACCTCACCCCCAACCTTTAAGATCTGAAGGGATAAGTCTGGTTTTGCATATATTTTTATTGTCAGAAGTCCTCTGTCATACATAAACCTCCACCTCTACCCAAACTGAGCGTCTGTGAAAAGGGTTTCACCCATTTTAGGGGTTTTATTTATAAAAAGGTGTCAATAGACGGACCCTGAAGTCACCGGGAggtctttgctttttttttttttttttttttttgtgaacaaaATATTTCTGCAGTGGTCAGGATCTGTTCATGCTGAAAACATGTTCAGTAAGTAAAGCCTTTTCCCCGTGAGGTTTAAATCAAGCGTGTGGGGCTAAGAGGAGCTTCTGACCTTTTGACCTCAAATTGCAGGACGAAGAGTGAGATTTCAGCAGGCCGCTGATGTATTGAGGAGCCTGACCATCTTGAGCTCTAAAAGTGTGAACtaaaatttttaaaatgtattaaaatgaatttaatgaAGGGCAACCAGTACTGGAGTGACGTGGGACCTTGTTTTAGAGCCTGTTAAAAGTCTTGCAGCAGCATTTTTGACAGTCTCACAGCGATTCTCGGCTGATTTGTTTAAGAAAATTAGTAGACTGATCCTAGAATTCTTGTCAGTTTTGGACACCAAGTTTAGAGACGTTGGTAAAAATAGTTTCTGACAAGCTGTTTGGAGTGATGCTCAAAGGACATTCTCTCCCACATTCTCAACATCAAAGTTATCAGAGTTGCCCAAAAAGCATTATGTTGTCTAATATCCGGAGTCACAATGTCCAGAGCTTTAATCAAAGTTCCTGTTTTGCCATTGTTCAGTTGAATAAAGCCATTTAACCAGTGTTCTCAAATCACAAacctacagagctacagaggaTGGAAGGAAAGATGGAGCGATGTATGTGAAGAGGCAGATGTCTCTCTGATTAAAGCATCTTCTATAGCTTTAATCCAACTTGGAGTCACGAGCCCAAAACAACTCAAAACAGCAACATACTCTCATTCACATCTTCGTCCAGTTTAGAGCCGCCTGTTAAGCTAAAGTctgttttcagactgtgggaggaaatctggagaaaaaaaaaaccccacaaatgCACAGTGAAGCAATTAAggtgtttaaaaagaaaattagtTCTTAGTAGAAGTGACAGACATCCGGAGCATAACAAAGAGCACAAATTAAAGACTCGCTTTTTCAGCAGTAGTCATTAAAATGAGGAGTTGTATTGTTATTATGTAAAACCTTAAGCTCCATTAGTCACTCTGGTTTTGTAGTGTGTGCAAGATAACAGTACTATTAGAAACTCAAGGAAATGTGCTTGatcacattttctgcatttgtaGGACTTTTCTGACAATATAAATCACGTGAGAGAACACCAGACTTATCCTCTAACAcatgtgtttacattttctgtgtgCAGAGCTTGTGTTTTTGTAAATGCCTTCTGTAAAGCAGAATTTGATTTCCGTGTTTGCTTTCCTTTTAGCATCAACAGTCATGATCAGGGATGATTTTACTTAACTtgagtttgttttctgaaagcATTTACTTGTTGTCTTCTGACCTGTggttgagttaaaaaaaaaaaaaataaataaataactgaatagAACAAAATGCTATCTGTGGCCTAGGCAAAGAAGTAGacagaatagtttttttttcttccagtctcACCTTTCTCCTTCAATCCTTCCTTCTTTGTGatttgaaagcaaaaaaaaaaaaaaaatacatataaaaacacGATCATAAAaagaagacaggaaaaaaatatataaggACATTGGTggagaaaaatgaagaagaatTGCTCTTTCAAATCAGTAGAAAAAGATCAAAACacgcaaacaaaaaaaaaagaagaccaATTGACCACACGGCTGATTTAAAGCAATAACATTCAGAGAGAGACTCAGAGTGATTGTACGAGCCAAATCAGCTGCTAGTTACACTGGAGCCAAATATAGTGCAGAGAGGGATCTAAAGCAGGAGGCTGTGATTCAAGCGTCCACGTATAATATCCAGAATTCATCCTGCAATATATTTCTTAGTCTGTCCTTGATCGTGACCCCCCCCCGACGTGTAAAACTGCCCCGCGGTGTGTATATCCTGAAAAACCCTGATTGCTAATGATTGTAAACGACTGCTGATGTGGGTTTGTTGATGTTATCAGTGGGACGGAGAGATGACGAAGCTTGCCTTGCCAGTGACCTGAAGCCTTACATTAGCTCACTGACTCAACACTTCAGATGGAAACGGAGGCTTCAACCCCCAGCGAGTCGCTCACGCGCCGAGACCACCACCTTCTGTTCACAAAACACGATGAATGTGTTTCCTAAAGCATCagttatttatgtttttctcttctttttctttttcatcaggCTGTTACCCACTTCTGACAGGGTGTAAATAGTAATAATAGACTGTATCTAAATTGACCGTTCTACTTTAAAAATGATAGGGTCATATAATAAATGCCAACTGTACATTTTTGAATGgctcaaatgtttattttgtgatgcagatgaaaaacagaTGTCGAACACACGTCGATTTATTAAAGGAAATGTTCTGAAGATACAATAAGGAACACATTTTCAGAGTAAACACAACTCTCCAACGTATTCCCAAAGCACCATGGGAAATTCAGCCAAAAtgtcactgaacacacacacacacagacacacacagtcacacacacacacacataaaacaaagtAGGAATGAACCACAGCACCACACAACATCTGAATATTAGTGAATCCTCCATTCCTTTGGTCTTTCTGTACCGTAGCGTTCAAAATGgcatttatttaaagaagagTGGAAAAGGAGGCCAAGTCAggacatttgaaatgaaaatgtgtggtATTCTTTCcagtttcttttcattttaccaGACTTTTCCACTTCCCAGAGGTTAGAGAGACAGACTCAGGATGGGAAGCTCACAACTTGATCCACATGGcggacaggtcaccactgtgggtccctgagtaagacctttgaccccacctGCTAATCGGCTAATGTGGGAAAAAAGGATTTTCCCCAAGGggatgaaaaacatttgaatgaataataataattaaaaacccCCCACTAATcttatgatgtgttttttatttttattaaaacagaaGCTGATTGATGAAAATACAGCTGGTCCTGATGCCTGCTGGGGTTTATATTCAGCAACACATTTACAACACATTGGACTAATGAGCTTCCAGTCTGTTCTTAATCAAGAAACACAATATCAATCAAAAACAGAGTTCTGAGTTATTTACAGCAAGAAAAGTGAATGAAATCACCACGCTTTACCTGGAGGTGAATCAGGAGTGGAGGCTGGCTAAGAAGTGTAAACTGGAACAACAATCAAACACAGTGAAAGCAGACGGATCACAGAACAACACGAATGTTTTGGAAGAGCTCGTTTCCAACCTGCGAGCACGAGCCCCCCTAGCAACGCTGCCTCGTGCTCTGCAGCCCTGATTATTGCTTTGAATTTATGCCATTTCAATGCAAAAGGAGCAATCCATTGAGAATTAAAGCCCTCGGCGTGGGACTGGTTTAACACAGACAATGCGGAGTGGAGGGAATAAAAGCTCATTGTACATATCAAACACGCCTATTCTGATGCCACGTTTTCACTGTTTCGCTTTGAAAAGGTTTCACGCTGGAATATTTCAGGGGTCGAATTGTGGTTCACGGGGCCAAATCTGTGGATTTAAccagtcaccacacacacacacacacacacacacacacacacacacacacaaacacacacacaccgagttaAGGATGATGCAGCTTTGGGACAAGGCCAGTGAAGAGAGGAGGTTTCAGGCGCATCTGTtcatgcagagcagcagctccatgcGCAGGGCGATGCGGGTGTGCCACCCCAGAGGGAGGATGCGGATGAATCGCGCTATGATGGGCGGCCGCAGGAGGTTCTGCACCGACGAGGAGCGGTCAGAGTTCCCGTAAAACACCTGGAAGGAAAAGTCGAAGGTTTATTTTAGCCGGGAAGGAAATTTACTACAACTTTATCATTGGGTTCAGCTGTTAGTAGAGCAAATTTTGAGTCTCAATGAATATTGTTAATATTAAAGTGATACTTGTTTCTAAATTAAATGATAAATAATATTCATTATATAACTGAAGATTTCTATCATGATTGTAGAGAAGTAGATTGGGGCgtgtttctaaaaaaaagactgtttaaAAAACATAATAACATAAAAGATTTGTTACTGTCTCTGCTAATTAacaagtgaataaataaaatctaatatatagtggattttttttagtGGGAATTGGAGTATGGGCTAGGGGAAAATATTATGATTATcataaaatatatgaaaatttAAAGCGACATTTTAttgagttttaaaatgtttaaaaaaaaagcacatgaaataaagaacattttcaaaaaattgatGGTTAAATATTTTCTCCTTATAATAATGAAGACAGCATTACTTCAacaatagaaaaaataaaataattttcattGCTGACTTGAGTGAAAAAAAGTTCTGTTCTGGTttcactccatttttttttttactttttttttttttggcaattaATCTTATTGCATCTTAATTCCAGTGCCtgttttctttaactttgtTCAACTGTTGTTTTTGGTCTAAATCCTGAAAATTCAATGTGTCTTTGTGCAGAGTTAAAATGAATCACAGTAACTTTAGAGTATGAAGTACATTAGATAAAGTATATCGTTTCAGAATGAGATTTAACATCTCCTCCCTTAATTGGGGaacatatttcatcacatcTAATATgcaaaagagaaacagaatcAGCCGAATCAGCATCGCCATCATCCTCTAATGTGTTCGAGGCGTTTCCTCCAGCTCATCACACGTCAGGAGCTTTTCTGACCCTGTTGTTTCCGGTCTGGTCCTTGTAGTAGATCCAGTTGAGGTTCTCGTCCGTGCGGTACTGCACGCTGTACTTGGTGACCCACTCCTCGGCGTCGCAGCGGCCCTGTGTCAGGATGCCGGACACCACCATCACCTCCCTCAGGTCGATCTGCAGCCACTGGTTGTTGTCCTGGAACTTGGAGAGCCAGGCGCatctggagcagaaacacagatcaGCACATGAAAAAGTCCTGCCAGACGGTCTTACCAAATCtaagaaaatattaaaaggaCAGTAGCTacagtttttaaataaaaggtacTTCTATTTATAATTTGTTTACAGTTGGTTACACTTGTTTCTTTAGATCAATAGAAATTACACCGATACCAAATTGTGAGGCTGAGTTGGTCAAACCATTCATagtgaaggctgcagaaatcacATTTTAGTAATATTAGTTTGAATAGATTATGTGTGGCAAAGAACATTTCAGCTTGAACTGAAGACATTAAATCTCAGTATTTCTGTGTCCTCAAATAAAAGGAGTTTGAAACCCATGAAATATACAGAGAGAACTGTTCTGGTGTTTTTCACCTTCTGAACGTGTGTAGATGTAGTTTGAGGTGTTCTGCTCAAGATGGAATTCAAACTGAGATGGTACAAAGTGAACTAATGTTTTTAAACAGGTCTTTACCGGAAATAAGAAAAGATACACCCTGAATGCATCCAGGTATCATGAAGCAGGAAACTTTGATTGGAAATGTTTTGAAGCAGTCAGACACAATGAACTGATCTGAAAATCTGGACTCAAGATCAAATACAGTTAAGGAGCCAAAGTCATACTCTTACTGTATGTCTGTTTTGAATACATAcgttttgaaattttttttttttgctaaaacaTTGAAAAGTGGATTTAGATGGATTTGGTCCAGGAGTCTTAAACCTTTTAATGACCAAAAGCCTTGTTTTTGCCACTTTCCACCAAATGCAATTCTTCTGGAGCCAAACAAATATGTTCAACCTCTAAAGTGAGGATGACACAGCTTTTACAACTGCATATATAGTTTGATAAACGAACCAAACCTGTTTATGTTGAAGAGGTTTTGGCTATTTCACTTTAAGAAGAAAATAGTTGTTTTAGCTGATTCACCTGTGAAAGTCCCTGTCTGCTGGCGTGAACCTACCCGAAGCCCTGGCTGTTGAGCCGCGCCTTGCTTGGGacccaggaggagaaccagcctGCGTACTGGTCCTGGTTGGAGCAGGTGATCTGGTCCGGATTCACTGATCCGGCCTCGAAGCCAAGCGGCCTGTGGTATGGACACTCTGCGAAGGGAACCGGAGATAAGAAAATGATGAGGGGTTTGATTGAAGctctttcacattttctcaggTTAGCGTTTCCTCTTTAACCTTGCAGCAGGGATTTAAAGGTCGCCCCTGAGACGACGGCAACACGTCTGCAGTAAAACTCTGACATGTGACCGGCAAATGATCATCGCTAAGCCTCTCTAGAGTCTCAATTTTCTatcctttcctctttttttcctcacccCTGCTGTCTCCCATCCTCCAAAAGCACACCCCCCGCCGTTAGCAGCCCCGGTGTGACCCATATCCCATCCTAAAAGCCTGCAGTTTAATTCTCCACAATAAGAGATCAGTGATGTCCATTAGGGCGGCAGGCAGACAGATGGCCGCGCTCGACTCTCCACAGCTTTAGCACCGTGCAGCTCTCGTGTTTTTCCCCCTCCCAGTTCCATTAAAAACAGATCAGGGGAACTCCATTGGGCTCTTAGCAGACACACTTTAAAGACCTGAATGGGAGAGAGATCTGTGCGCGAGCGACAAGCCCGTCAATTGTGGATAAACGGAGCTGAAAGTGTGGTCGAAGTAGCCTGCTGTGATTTTGTTTACTATTCACTTGAGCCTACGTGGCTGAGGGTCACATCCCGTCTAATCCCTCTATTACAACGcagaagcgtgtgtgtgtgagtcaggagATGAGTGTTTACATAACACTCATGCAGATGCATCTGTAGGCTTCCCTGATGTACCGCCTGCCTAAAAGAGACAAATTCAAATGACTGAAATAGAGCAGTAAACCCAGGAGGGAGACACTGGAAGATGAGCAGATATGAACTCTGAGGAAAGTCCTTCTCGCTCGTCATCCATCATCGGCG comes from the Salarias fasciatus chromosome 1, fSalaFa1.1, whole genome shotgun sequence genome and includes:
- the rs1a gene encoding retinoschisin 1a isoform X2, which produces MAFRAQRPLLVLLLLGADVFISIHAQEVGVTESWASKSCKCDCEGVESPTEFTPTGSGSSMVQGCIPECPYHRPLGFEAGSVNPDQITCSNQDQYAGWFSSWVPSKARLNSQGFGCAWLSKFQDNNQWLQIDLREVMVVSGILTQGRCDAEEWVTKYSVQYRTDENLNWIYYKDQTGNNRVFYGNSDRSSSVQNLLRPPIIARFIRILPLGWHTRIALRMELLLCMNRCA
- the rs1a gene encoding retinoschisin 1a isoform X1, with the protein product MALGKAISVLWIIVIQPLHHCWFGCSVYVRSGLAWSRLKMAFRAQRPLLVLLLLGADVFISIHAQEVGVTESWASKSCKCDCEGVESPTEFTPTGSGSSMVQGCIPECPYHRPLGFEAGSVNPDQITCSNQDQYAGWFSSWVPSKARLNSQGFGCAWLSKFQDNNQWLQIDLREVMVVSGILTQGRCDAEEWVTKYSVQYRTDENLNWIYYKDQTGNNRVFYGNSDRSSSVQNLLRPPIIARFIRILPLGWHTRIALRMELLLCMNRCA